In Bacteroides cellulosilyticus, the genomic stretch AAGAGCGGCTACGGACTGGATAAGGAAACGGAGCTTCTGCAACTCAAAGTCATGCGTAGCCTGAATAATGACGAGCATAAGCGGGTAGATATTGTATCCACTTTTCTGGGTGCGCATGCCGTACCCGAGGAATATAAGGGACGTACGGACGAATACCTTGATTTCATTATCAGTGATGTCCTGCCTTGCGTTGCCAAGAACGAACTGGCTGAGTTTTGTGATGTATTCTGTGAACAAGGCGTTTTCTCCGTCGAGCAATCCCGCCGTTTGTTGCAAGCCGCCAAGGAATATGGTCTGGGCTTGAAACTCCATGCCGATGAAATCGTTCCGCTGGGTGGTGCCGAACTTGCTGCCGGGCTTTCGGCTGTTTCTGCAGATCATCTGTTGCATGCATCCGATACAGGTATCCGCGCTATGCGGGATGCCGGAACCGTTGCAACTTTACTCCCTCTTACAGCTTTTGCCCTGAAAGAACCTTATGCACGCGGTCGTGAAATGATTGATTCCGGTTGTGCCGTAGCCCTTGCCACAGATCTCAATCCGGGCAGTTGTTTCTCCGGTTCCATTCCGTTGACTTTTGCTCTGGCATGCATCTATATGCATCTTACTATTGAAGAGGCTATCACCGCCCTCACCTTGAACGGGGCTGCTGCCTTGAACCGGGCGGACAGTATC encodes the following:
- the hutI gene encoding imidazolonepropionase, which translates into the protein MTENLIIFNARVVTPIGFSARCGKEMGELCIIDNATIEVTDGIISYVGPSRGEMRDGYYQRYWHYNARGKCLLPGFVDSHTHFVFGGERAEEFSWRLKGESYMSIMERGGGIVSTVKATRECSFIQLRSKAEGFLKQMSNMGVTTVEGKSGYGLDKETELLQLKVMRSLNNDEHKRVDIVSTFLGAHAVPEEYKGRTDEYLDFIISDVLPCVAKNELAEFCDVFCEQGVFSVEQSRRLLQAAKEYGLGLKLHADEIVPLGGAELAAGLSAVSADHLLHASDTGIRAMRDAGTVATLLPLTAFALKEPYARGREMIDSGCAVALATDLNPGSCFSGSIPLTFALACIYMHLTIEEAITALTLNGAAALNRADSIGSIEVGKKGDFVVLNSDNYHFLPYYVGMNCVNTTIKEGVIYPVL